One window of bacterium genomic DNA carries:
- a CDS encoding tetratricopeptide repeat protein yields the protein MPFSFRLLAQWILCALALGACLVFAPQLSDYANLPQGVVLQVGAALALALSLYGFRDKAFQFGFFDIAVAAWIIWMGLSLLWTPDTNHGINLWAQWLAATGLALACGRCQSTEGFTQKILTLFFISGALVATVGIFQFLLPLKMDWIPLTKGPAAMFGNRNMAVEYLLLTLPLGWVLFLKARCPFKILLSGLGCALIGVFFTYTLSRTGILFSVFQALLLVGFLIAKRTRALLLPTGWTRLHTLAVACCLAVFLILSNLTSHGFEWRWKSAAQETEKMKPPLFHEKGGVLPDERTMLYQNTWAMAKDRPVAGFGLGSFKSLYPAYARSNVVDPHFTLDFQPEETHNDFLQFWAELGAIGAFLFVALLFLFFREAWTGLNSPHAAWCMAMGLAGIGLVLDALVNFPLYRGPLPPFVFLVYGVLMRNKRWEWKPNTRVMSAIAITCVLLCMIALSWGITRLAADRHLAASFRASEKQDWPRALSEIEAAHQLDPGNKLILFTAAWTNTITGNKAKAVLLYEEGLKHYPYSPNHLWNAGMTYMDLGQLDNALSYFKRAITVLPDEAGFHFYLAVLYRKRGEMDKAKVAYDKAIKLNSELISVPLQ from the coding sequence ATGCCATTTTCATTTCGTTTACTTGCCCAGTGGATACTGTGTGCTCTTGCCTTGGGCGCATGCCTTGTTTTTGCGCCACAACTGAGCGATTACGCCAATTTACCCCAAGGAGTTGTGTTGCAAGTGGGGGCTGCCTTAGCCTTGGCGCTTTCCTTGTATGGCTTTAGAGACAAAGCTTTTCAGTTTGGTTTTTTTGATATTGCTGTTGCCGCGTGGATTATATGGATGGGATTATCGCTCTTATGGACGCCAGATACTAATCATGGGATAAATCTTTGGGCACAATGGCTGGCAGCGACTGGCCTGGCTTTAGCCTGCGGAAGATGCCAAAGTACTGAAGGATTTACCCAAAAAATTCTCACCCTTTTTTTTATATCGGGCGCGCTTGTGGCAACGGTTGGAATTTTTCAATTTTTACTGCCGCTCAAAATGGACTGGATCCCCCTTACCAAGGGGCCTGCCGCCATGTTTGGCAACCGCAACATGGCAGTGGAGTATCTGTTGCTTACACTTCCTTTGGGTTGGGTTTTGTTTTTAAAGGCGCGCTGTCCATTTAAGATTTTACTCTCCGGCTTGGGATGTGCGCTCATCGGTGTTTTCTTTACCTATACCTTAAGCCGCACAGGAATTTTATTTTCGGTCTTTCAGGCCTTGCTACTTGTGGGATTTCTTATTGCAAAGCGTACGCGAGCCTTGCTTTTACCCACCGGTTGGACGCGCTTACACACATTAGCTGTTGCCTGCTGCCTGGCAGTTTTTCTAATTTTGTCCAATTTAACATCTCATGGTTTTGAGTGGCGATGGAAATCGGCGGCGCAAGAAACTGAGAAAATGAAACCTCCGCTTTTTCACGAAAAAGGTGGAGTTTTGCCAGATGAGCGTACCATGCTGTATCAAAATACCTGGGCGATGGCCAAAGACAGGCCCGTGGCAGGTTTTGGTCTGGGCAGTTTTAAGTCGCTTTATCCGGCCTATGCAAGAAGCAACGTGGTTGACCCACATTTTACTCTAGATTTTCAACCTGAAGAAACGCACAACGACTTTTTGCAATTTTGGGCCGAACTGGGGGCTATTGGCGCTTTTCTATTTGTAGCCTTGTTGTTTTTATTTTTTAGAGAGGCATGGACGGGCTTAAACTCGCCCCACGCAGCGTGGTGCATGGCCATGGGGTTAGCCGGCATAGGGCTTGTTTTAGATGCGCTGGTGAATTTTCCCCTGTATCGCGGGCCACTACCACCTTTTGTTTTTTTGGTATACGGCGTTTTGATGCGCAACAAACGTTGGGAATGGAAACCAAATACACGGGTGATGAGTGCTATAGCAATTACTTGTGTGCTTCTCTGCATGATAGCCCTCTCTTGGGGAATTACACGCCTTGCCGCCGATCGCCATCTGGCAGCCTCCTTTAGAGCCAGCGAAAAGCAAGATTGGCCGCGCGCTTTAAGCGAAATTGAAGCGGCACATCAGCTTGATCCTGGCAACAAACTGATCCTCTTTACAGCGGCATGGACAAATACAATCACGGGCAACAAGGCTAAAGCTGTTCTTCTCTACGAAGAAGGTTTGAAGCACTATCCTTATTCGCCCAATCACTTGTGGAACGCCGGCATGACCTACATGGACTTGGGCCAGCTTGACAACGCTTTATCTTATTTTAAAAGAGCCATTACCGTTTTGCCAGACGAAGCAGGCTTTCATTTTTACCTGGCTGTCCTTTACAGAAAGCGCGGCGAAATGGATAAAGCAAAAGTAGCTTACGATAAGGCTATCAAACTAAATTCCGAATTAATTTCAGTGCCGCTGCAATAA
- a CDS encoding tetratricopeptide repeat protein, whose protein sequence is MFWFQRNIAPLWCLTLIASAIFAVYWQTFNNPIFFDSATALSDAELRRYAENFNLLSPRLLSLITFNLTDMYLGTDWFCHNVINVILHVLTAGVLYVFFRLVFIHAFEAIKENNKIIHPTWLACFAALAFALSPATVYGPAYLAQRTIVMATLFSIVTLIFYFKGLVTGRKRWFALSVLAFYVAIHCKEHCVAIPGIAFLLTIWMEGFNFKTLKRHSWVYALFLLVIAQILFHKDMSGIATLEHEPEGVQMIELLHKQQVLSSQNLNLPLLNFVTQSYAFFRYLYLWLIPDVRLMSIDTQLPFATSFWFWPYTLTFILFFAFMVVSARVFLSRNKITALAGLGFLFPLVLFVTEFYGIRVSEVFVLYRGYLWMSALFLFFPALFQARLAGYAWPRAKVGLFVAYLAILIMLTHERLNTFDSEKKVWQDAVNKIDTHDTRTAYKNYRAYNNLAFTFANEGNFDAAIPYYNKALLSNPTMVAAHTNLGFAFINKKRYQEASQHFNTALTIVSKHDNAYLGLGVLATEQGQFEGSLDYYKKGLEINSNNADLWYNLGNSYLNLKQPENAAEAYQKSVAIRPQFIGAWFNLGLAYGNMGKIPEAINTFKQCLIINPNDTQAKEILAALLQRH, encoded by the coding sequence TTGTTTTGGTTTCAGCGTAATATCGCCCCTCTTTGGTGCCTAACGCTAATTGCTTCCGCCATTTTTGCCGTTTATTGGCAAACGTTCAATAATCCCATTTTTTTTGATTCAGCCACAGCCTTAAGTGATGCCGAGTTGCGCCGGTATGCCGAAAACTTTAATCTTTTAAGCCCGCGGCTACTTTCTCTTATCACGTTTAATCTTACCGACATGTACTTGGGCACCGATTGGTTTTGTCACAACGTTATTAACGTTATCTTGCACGTTCTCACAGCAGGCGTGTTGTATGTTTTTTTTCGCCTCGTTTTTATACACGCGTTTGAAGCTATCAAAGAAAATAACAAAATAATTCATCCTACCTGGCTTGCATGTTTTGCGGCCTTGGCGTTTGCCTTAAGCCCCGCCACGGTTTACGGCCCCGCCTATCTCGCCCAGCGCACCATTGTGATGGCAACATTATTCAGCATCGTGACGCTCATTTTTTATTTCAAAGGACTCGTAACGGGACGCAAACGTTGGTTTGCCTTGTCGGTACTCGCATTTTACGTGGCCATTCATTGTAAAGAGCATTGTGTGGCCATTCCCGGCATTGCATTTCTGTTAACAATTTGGATGGAGGGATTTAATTTTAAAACTTTAAAACGCCACTCTTGGGTTTACGCCTTGTTTTTACTGGTGATTGCACAAATTCTTTTCCACAAAGATATGAGTGGTATTGCCACTTTAGAGCACGAGCCGGAAGGCGTGCAGATGATTGAACTGTTGCACAAACAGCAGGTTCTATCATCCCAGAATCTCAATTTGCCGCTTCTAAATTTTGTCACGCAATCTTACGCTTTTTTCCGTTATCTTTATTTGTGGCTTATCCCCGATGTGCGCCTTATGAGCATTGATACACAATTGCCGTTTGCAACATCATTTTGGTTTTGGCCGTATACACTCACCTTTATTTTGTTTTTTGCTTTTATGGTAGTAAGTGCGCGCGTGTTTTTAAGCCGCAATAAAATTACCGCACTGGCAGGCTTGGGTTTTTTATTTCCGCTGGTTCTATTTGTTACAGAATTTTACGGCATACGTGTTTCGGAAGTTTTTGTTTTATACCGCGGTTATTTATGGATGAGTGCTTTGTTTTTATTTTTTCCGGCTCTTTTTCAAGCTCGCCTGGCAGGGTATGCGTGGCCGCGTGCCAAGGTGGGTTTGTTTGTTGCGTATCTAGCCATACTCATCATGTTAACGCATGAACGTCTTAATACTTTCGATTCGGAAAAAAAGGTATGGCAAGATGCCGTTAATAAAATTGATACTCACGATACTCGCACCGCTTATAAAAATTACCGCGCTTACAATAATTTGGCTTTTACGTTTGCTAACGAAGGAAATTTTGATGCGGCCATTCCTTATTACAATAAGGCGCTTCTTAGTAACCCCACTATGGTTGCGGCTCACACCAACCTGGGTTTTGCGTTCATCAACAAAAAACGGTACCAGGAGGCCTCACAGCATTTTAATACCGCACTCACAATTGTTTCCAAACACGACAATGCCTATTTAGGCCTGGGCGTGTTAGCTACCGAGCAAGGACAGTTTGAAGGGTCTCTTGATTATTATAAAAAGGGTTTGGAGATAAATTCCAATAACGCCGATTTGTGGTACAACCTAGGCAACAGTTATTTAAATTTGAAACAGCCCGAAAATGCCGCGGAGGCCTATCAAAAATCTGTTGCCATTCGCCCGCAATTTATAGGGGCTTGGTTCAACTTGGGCCTTGCTTACGGTAACATGGGCAAAATTCCCGAAGCCATTAACACCTTTAAGCAATGCCTCATTATCAATCCCAATGACACCCAGGCTAAAGAGATTCTTGCCGCCTTATTGCAGCGGCACTGA
- a CDS encoding fibronectin type III domain-containing protein, translating into MNINKPFTFTRFFLVFIFLASLFLPSSAFAIVVAKYVSSSGIIVSSNINGLAKAMRVTSDGSIYVLGTSTSTFLKVTSDLSTVSSVSYDQAPSTHASSDFIIDGSSFYIAISNSNFKLYKYTVSGNAATYVAEAAATSGTTSVTLGSDGYVYNNRGATANRYNPDLTSVGTTYKFVATPIRMAVDGSSLYYVSTTGTLRKVTDYTTGSVGVNGSTDISLATSLNSGGSPNGLAVSSGGYSYVSSPSRVYKVSPAGSTLWALTTANVVTMGFNQSTGEVSTIDNSGTARTYSPISAPTTFTASSIASTSLTLNWTVDSNASGSDFAGATIRSSTSSYPTSATDGSAVTSSNTDTSFDVTGLSAGTTYYYTIFNKTADGFSSAGVQLSVATAPAAPSISASKPALDSSTINLSWDVPTGTDHFILKRNDGTSDVNINTNIDDAITSYSDTGLSDGTYTYKIYAVNSNGDSSGVGTSSALTIDTTAPSAPNLTANKATLNGNIINLTWDTPSGTNTFTLQRSTDGGGYVNVQTGIASSTTTYNDTSLSDGTYAYKIFSVDAYGNISNAGTSSTLTIDTTAPSAPSITAELNLPNGNTINLTWNVPSGTSTFTLKRSVDAGVETTVASSIPNSTTSYQQTGLADGGYEYTLYAVDAYGNTSSAGYSSVLLVDTTPPSAPTSVAAEVSDDGTVTLTWVNPVSDFDSITILRDTTAFPANLDEGDLVAQNLTVTTYDDEDLEHGTYYYSLFALDTVGNVSLAANVTVVYEGTTPTVVTDEAVDVDDSSALLAGTITDAGTSDIATRGFEFGTTTDYGDSVEETGAFGAEEFELAAEDLDCGTTYHYRAFATNETGTAYGEDITFATSSCSGSSLEITIESPSSIVVNKQAVFVVTITNTADSDSTDTTIEFTLSDSLEFVSAEVEISDASVNAAVSRSTTPVTCTGTNPVVCNIGTIPAGQSATLNVTTRVVSTGTVTFGARSEGDDEGDGGTIITGSAADADFVSGCRLNPAAQFSKSLFVFVGMFLLFLYARRLYS; encoded by the coding sequence ATGAACATCAATAAACCTTTCACTTTTACCCGCTTTTTTTTGGTGTTTATTTTTTTAGCGTCCCTTTTTCTGCCCTCATCAGCGTTTGCTATTGTTGTTGCAAAATATGTTTCCTCCAGCGGCATTATTGTAAGCTCTAACATCAACGGCCTTGCCAAAGCAATGCGGGTTACATCCGATGGCTCAATTTATGTGCTTGGAACCAGCACCAGTACTTTTCTAAAAGTTACGTCCGATCTATCAACAGTCTCAAGTGTTTCTTATGATCAGGCCCCTTCAACCCATGCTAGTTCCGATTTCATTATAGATGGCAGCTCGTTTTACATCGCCATAAGCAACAGCAATTTTAAGCTCTACAAATACACCGTTAGTGGCAACGCGGCCACTTATGTTGCCGAAGCTGCAGCCACAAGCGGAACAACCAGCGTGACGCTGGGCTCCGATGGCTATGTTTACAACAATAGGGGCGCCACGGCCAACCGATACAATCCGGATTTAACGTCTGTGGGAACAACCTACAAATTTGTTGCAACACCTATCCGTATGGCCGTCGACGGGTCGTCGCTTTATTATGTCTCAACAACGGGAACGCTCCGAAAGGTGACCGATTACACAACCGGGAGCGTTGGCGTTAACGGCAGCACGGATATTTCGCTTGCCACCAGTCTTAACAGCGGTGGTAGCCCCAATGGGCTTGCTGTTAGCAGCGGTGGTTATAGTTACGTTTCATCACCCTCCCGAGTTTATAAAGTCTCTCCAGCAGGTAGCACCCTATGGGCCTTAACAACTGCCAATGTGGTGACTATGGGTTTTAACCAGTCAACAGGAGAGGTAAGTACCATCGATAATTCAGGTACTGCGCGTACCTATTCACCTATTAGCGCCCCCACAACTTTTACGGCTAGCAGCATTGCCAGCACAAGCTTAACTTTAAATTGGACTGTCGATTCTAATGCCTCCGGCTCCGACTTTGCCGGAGCCACCATCCGCAGCAGCACATCATCCTATCCCACATCGGCCACGGATGGCAGTGCTGTTACCTCCAGTAACACGGACACCAGCTTCGATGTGACGGGTTTATCGGCGGGTACAACGTATTACTACACCATTTTTAACAAAACGGCCGATGGGTTTAGCAGCGCCGGCGTGCAATTAAGCGTGGCTACAGCACCTGCTGCCCCCAGCATTTCGGCCTCAAAACCTGCGCTTGATAGCAGTACCATTAATTTATCCTGGGATGTCCCCACTGGTACCGACCACTTTATTTTAAAACGAAACGACGGTACTTCTGATGTTAACATCAACACCAACATCGACGACGCCATCACCTCATACTCCGACACAGGATTATCCGATGGCACTTACACGTATAAAATTTATGCAGTCAATTCAAACGGCGACAGTTCTGGTGTAGGAACTTCTTCGGCGCTTACCATTGATACCACAGCCCCCAGCGCGCCCAACTTAACGGCAAATAAAGCCACTCTCAATGGCAATATTATCAATTTAACTTGGGATACCCCTTCAGGAACCAACACGTTTACCTTGCAACGCAGTACAGACGGTGGCGGTTATGTCAATGTGCAAACGGGCATTGCCAGTTCTACTACAACGTATAACGATACCAGTCTTTCAGATGGCACGTATGCCTATAAAATATTTTCTGTAGATGCCTACGGCAATATTTCCAATGCTGGCACGTCTTCTACGCTTACTATTGATACCACAGCGCCTAGTGCACCAAGTATTACGGCCGAACTTAATTTGCCCAATGGAAACACCATTAACTTAACCTGGAATGTGCCCAGTGGTACCAGCACTTTTACTTTAAAGCGCAGTGTGGATGCCGGCGTTGAAACAACGGTTGCTTCCAGTATTCCTAACTCAACCACAAGCTATCAACAAACGGGGCTTGCCGATGGAGGTTATGAGTACACGCTGTATGCTGTGGATGCTTACGGCAATACTTCCTCCGCCGGATATTCTTCTGTACTCTTGGTAGATACCACACCGCCCAGCGCTCCCACATCGGTTGCGGCAGAAGTATCGGATGATGGAACTGTAACCTTAACCTGGGTTAATCCCGTTAGCGATTTTGATTCTATTACCATTCTCAGAGACACCACCGCTTTTCCGGCAAATTTGGATGAAGGCGATTTAGTAGCTCAAAATTTAACTGTTACCACCTACGACGATGAAGATTTAGAACATGGAACCTATTATTACAGCCTGTTTGCCTTGGATACCGTAGGTAATGTGTCGCTTGCGGCCAATGTGACGGTTGTTTACGAAGGAACCACTCCAACAGTTGTTACAGACGAAGCGGTAGATGTTGATGACAGCAGCGCTCTGTTAGCAGGAACCATTACCGATGCCGGTACCAGCGATATTGCTACCCGTGGTTTTGAATTTGGCACCACAACCGATTACGGTGACAGTGTAGAAGAAACGGGTGCATTTGGTGCCGAAGAGTTTGAGTTGGCAGCCGAAGATTTAGACTGTGGCACCACGTATCATTATCGTGCTTTTGCTACTAATGAGACGGGTACAGCATATGGTGAAGATATCACGTTTGCTACATCCAGCTGCTCTGGATCAAGCCTGGAAATTACCATTGAATCCCCATCGTCTATAGTTGTTAACAAGCAAGCCGTGTTTGTGGTTACCATTACCAATACAGCAGACAGCGACAGTACCGATACCACCATCGAATTTACTTTATCGGATAGCCTGGAGTTTGTTTCGGCCGAAGTGGAAATAAGCGATGCCTCTGTCAATGCTGCTGTGTCAAGATCCACAACTCCCGTTACCTGCACCGGCACTAATCCTGTTGTTTGTAATATTGGCACCATTCCCGCTGGTCAGTCGGCCACGTTAAACGTTACCACCCGCGTTGTTTCTACAGGAACAGTTACTTTTGGTGCCAGAAGTGAAGGGGATGATGAAGGAGACGGAGGTACAATTATTACCGGAAGTGCGGCCGATGCCGATTTTGTGAGCGGGTGCAGGCTTAACCCGGCAGCCCAGTTTTCTAAAAGTCTTTTTGTTTTTGTGGGGATGTTTTTACTGTTTCTTTACGCCAGGCGTTTGTACAGTTGA
- a CDS encoding sugar transferase, producing MTKRFFDIIMGFFLLVVFMLPMMLVALAVKLTSKGPAIYWSQRIGRYSHLFKMPKFRTMYLGTPALAPHLLSNPNTYITSIGKFLRKTSLDELPQLFSILKGDMSLVGPRPPLFNEEELIMLRKKAGVDQILPGLTGWAQINGRDNLSPMQKVKLDEEYLHKRSFLFDIKILFITLFKVLHGTGISH from the coding sequence ATGACTAAGAGATTTTTCGATATCATTATGGGCTTTTTTTTATTGGTTGTTTTCATGTTGCCCATGATGCTTGTTGCTTTGGCTGTTAAACTCACCTCCAAAGGCCCCGCCATTTATTGGTCGCAGCGCATTGGCCGTTATAGTCATCTTTTTAAAATGCCAAAATTCCGCACCATGTATTTAGGGACACCGGCATTAGCCCCTCACTTGCTCTCAAACCCAAACACCTATATCACGTCTATTGGTAAATTTTTGCGCAAAACAAGCCTGGATGAACTGCCGCAGTTATTCAGCATTTTAAAAGGAGACATGAGCCTAGTAGGGCCGAGGCCGCCTCTTTTTAATGAGGAAGAGCTCATTATGCTTAGAAAAAAAGCCGGTGTAGATCAAATACTCCCGGGATTAACAGGCTGGGCCCAGATTAATGGAAGGGATAATTTATCGCCTATGCAAAAAGTAAAATTAGATGAAGAATATCTCCATAAAAGATCCTTTCTTTTTGATATCAAAATTCTTTTTATAACGCTTTTTAAAGTTCTTCATGGAACGGGGATAAGTCATTAA
- a CDS encoding nucleotidyltransferase domain-containing protein has protein sequence MENPQSAHHVRELATHLEVDAGNLSRDLNKLQQLGLLNVVVQGRNKVLSLNHNHALTPIVTSYFKATQSIDQLIKNKLQTLPDIEQAFIYGSYAKNKMDQHSDIDVLIIGGVSALKVQKCLKPVELQTGREIHARILSSKEFANRKKKKDAFIQDVFGGNIVPVI, from the coding sequence ATGGAAAATCCTCAAAGTGCTCATCATGTTCGTGAGCTGGCTACACATTTAGAGGTGGATGCCGGTAATTTATCGCGTGATCTTAACAAGTTACAGCAATTGGGGCTTTTAAATGTGGTTGTGCAGGGGCGTAATAAGGTTCTCTCACTTAATCATAATCATGCCCTTACCCCTATTGTTACCAGCTACTTTAAAGCCACTCAAAGCATAGACCAGCTTATTAAAAATAAACTGCAAACTTTGCCCGATATTGAGCAGGCTTTTATTTATGGCTCTTACGCCAAAAATAAAATGGATCAACATAGCGATATTGATGTTTTGATTATTGGGGGTGTGTCGGCACTTAAAGTGCAAAAATGCCTTAAACCTGTTGAACTGCAAACAGGGCGCGAAATCCATGCCCGTATTTTAAGTTCCAAAGAATTTGCCAATCGTAAAAAGAAAAAAGATGCTTTTATTCAGGATGTTTTTGGGGGTAATATCGTGCCCGTTATATGA
- a CDS encoding glycosyltransferase, with amino-acid sequence MKILQCGQFYPPHIGGIEVTTQYIAEWLNEAGIKCDVLCTNDNNKSVQEEHHSHTVYRSASLGMVASVVLSLPYIKKLKSLTPNYDILHIHAPNPLANLALLFVPKNVKVVLHWHSDIVKQKNLLKLYEPLQEYLLKRANAIIATSPKYAAESPYLLRYKEKVISIPLTIDTKRLVVNPQIVQEIKQRFKGRKIIYSLGRLAYNKGYNYLIDAATYLDDSYVVLIGGDGPLKQDLETQIKNLKLDNKVILLGKIPEADLGSYYEACDLFCLSSTQKTEAFGLVLLEAMSKGKPLVATKILGSGVDWVNQHNETGLNVEPNNAKDLASAIEQILNNAELYEKFKLNCLKRFENYFSKDKFMASLIQLYKRLA; translated from the coding sequence GTGAAAATCTTACAATGTGGCCAGTTTTATCCTCCTCATATTGGTGGCATCGAGGTGACTACTCAATATATTGCAGAGTGGCTTAACGAGGCAGGAATTAAATGTGATGTGCTGTGTACGAACGATAACAATAAATCCGTTCAAGAAGAGCACCACTCTCATACCGTCTATCGCTCCGCTTCTTTAGGGATGGTTGCTTCTGTTGTTTTATCTCTTCCTTATATAAAAAAACTAAAATCTCTTACGCCTAATTACGATATCCTTCACATCCACGCGCCCAATCCTCTGGCCAATTTAGCTCTGCTCTTTGTACCCAAAAATGTAAAAGTAGTCCTCCATTGGCATAGTGATATTGTAAAACAGAAAAACTTACTCAAGCTGTATGAACCCCTCCAAGAATATTTGCTTAAAAGAGCCAATGCCATCATTGCCACTAGCCCCAAATATGCCGCCGAATCTCCGTATTTATTGCGCTACAAAGAAAAAGTAATTTCTATTCCTCTAACAATTGATACCAAGCGTTTAGTTGTTAACCCGCAAATAGTACAAGAAATTAAACAAAGGTTTAAAGGCCGCAAAATTATTTATAGCTTGGGCAGGCTTGCTTATAACAAAGGGTATAATTACCTTATAGATGCGGCCACGTATTTGGATGATTCTTATGTGGTGCTTATTGGCGGTGATGGGCCGCTTAAACAAGATTTAGAAACGCAGATTAAAAATTTAAAATTAGATAACAAAGTAATTTTGTTAGGCAAAATTCCCGAGGCCGATTTAGGTAGTTATTATGAGGCCTGCGATTTGTTTTGTTTAAGTTCCACCCAAAAAACCGAGGCCTTTGGCTTGGTGTTGCTGGAGGCCATGAGTAAAGGAAAACCGCTTGTAGCTACAAAAATTTTAGGCTCGGGGGTGGATTGGGTGAATCAGCATAACGAAACAGGGCTAAATGTAGAGCCTAACAATGCCAAAGATTTAGCCAGTGCCATAGAACAAATATTAAATAATGCTGAACTGTATGAAAAATTTAAATTGAATTGTTTGAAACGATTTGAAAATTATTTTTCTAAAGATAAATTTATGGCCAGTTTAATTCAACTGTACAAACGCCTGGCGTAA
- a CDS encoding alkylphosphonate utilization protein, whose product MNTQCPKCSSSYVYAEGELWICPECAHEWSSENKNETTEAGLVVKDASGNVLKDGDSVTVIKNLPVKGASQDIKVGTKVKNIRLVESSNGHNISCKIEGFGAMALKSEFVRKA is encoded by the coding sequence ATGAATACTCAATGTCCCAAATGCAGTTCCAGTTACGTTTATGCCGAAGGTGAATTATGGATTTGTCCTGAATGTGCTCATGAATGGAGTTCAGAAAACAAGAATGAAACAACAGAGGCTGGCCTTGTAGTAAAAGATGCAAGTGGTAATGTTTTAAAAGATGGTGACTCGGTGACCGTTATAAAAAATCTGCCTGTAAAAGGCGCTTCTCAAGACATTAAAGTGGGCACCAAGGTTAAAAATATCCGTCTGGTAGAAAGTAGTAATGGCCACAATATTTCGTGTAAAATAGAAGGCTTTGGAGCTATGGCTTTAAAATCGGAGTTTGTGCGCAAAGCTTAA
- the dbpA gene encoding ATP-dependent RNA helicase DbpA, translated as MTQPHTSFASFDLDPAILQVLEELGFLKPTLIQEQSIPALLAGKDLIGQSKTGSGKTAAFALPILQQIKLEDKYVQFLVLCPTRELCTQVAREIRKFGRNHPGLQVLVLSGGMPKGPQKQALQKGVHIVVGTPGRLLDHLNIGALDLAHIKTLILDEADRMLDMGFKDDMEAILAAVPKARQTVFFSATFPSSIKALSRKYQKNPVEITVENIPEEKTEIKQLVYKGEERLKVKTLLTLLEEHQPESVLIFCNQKITTAELNEALLNAGVDSDCLHGDLEQNDRDRVMAKFRNQSIRVLIATDVAARGIDVTNLSMVVNFDLPLSADIYTHRIGRTGRAGKAGLAFTFITPREESKLTAIQNHTKAALQFYTMDGVENIKRIHFEQAKMATLFISGGRKEKIRPGDILGALTGEAGGLDGKDIGKIEIHDRFAYVAVSKKVAKQALKSLQSGRIKGKRVRVETVE; from the coding sequence ATGACACAACCACACACAAGCTTTGCCTCTTTCGATTTAGACCCTGCCATTTTACAAGTACTGGAGGAGCTTGGTTTTTTAAAACCTACACTTATACAAGAGCAAAGTATTCCTGCCTTATTAGCGGGCAAAGATTTGATTGGCCAATCTAAAACCGGTAGCGGAAAAACAGCGGCGTTTGCGTTGCCTATTCTTCAACAAATTAAGCTGGAGGATAAATACGTCCAATTTTTGGTGTTGTGTCCAACACGCGAACTGTGCACACAAGTGGCTCGCGAGATTCGTAAATTTGGCCGCAATCATCCGGGGCTTCAAGTTCTTGTCTTATCCGGCGGCATGCCCAAGGGTCCGCAAAAACAAGCGCTCCAAAAAGGCGTGCACATTGTTGTTGGCACACCAGGCCGCCTCCTTGATCATTTGAATATTGGAGCACTTGATCTTGCGCATATTAAAACACTCATTTTAGATGAAGCCGACCGTATGCTGGATATGGGCTTTAAAGATGACATGGAAGCTATTTTAGCAGCTGTTCCCAAAGCACGTCAGACGGTATTTTTTTCGGCCACTTTTCCAAGCTCCATTAAAGCCTTAAGCCGGAAATATCAAAAAAACCCTGTAGAGATTACGGTAGAAAACATTCCAGAAGAAAAGACAGAAATCAAACAACTGGTTTATAAAGGTGAAGAGCGTCTTAAAGTAAAAACACTTTTGACGTTATTAGAGGAACATCAGCCGGAATCTGTCCTGATTTTTTGTAATCAAAAAATTACCACTGCCGAATTGAATGAAGCTCTTTTAAATGCCGGTGTTGATAGCGATTGTTTGCATGGCGATTTAGAACAAAATGATCGCGACCGGGTGATGGCTAAATTTCGCAACCAAAGTATACGCGTTTTAATTGCCACCGATGTAGCCGCCCGTGGGATTGATGTAACAAATTTATCGATGGTCGTTAATTTTGATTTGCCTCTCTCCGCCGATATTTACACTCATCGCATTGGCCGTACAGGGCGTGCTGGTAAAGCAGGTCTTGCTTTTACCTTTATTACTCCACGTGAAGAATCAAAACTCACAGCGATTCAAAACCATACCAAAGCGGCATTACAGTTTTATACAATGGATGGTGTGGAAAATATAAAGCGTATCCACTTTGAGCAAGCTAAAATGGCTACCTTGTTTATCTCAGGAGGACGTAAAGAAAAAATAAGGCCGGGGGATATTTTGGGTGCTCTTACGGGAGAAGCCGGCGGGCTTGATGGAAAGGATATTGGAAAAATAGAAATTCACGATCGCTTTGCGTATGTGGCGGTATCTAAAAAAGTAGCAAAACAGGCCTTAAAAAGCCTGCAAAGCGGGCGCATTAAGGGTAAGCGTGTGCGGGTAGAAACGGTTGAATAG